The Prunus dulcis unplaced genomic scaffold, ALMONDv2, whole genome shotgun sequence genome contains a region encoding:
- the LOC117613169 gene encoding protein FAR1-RELATED SEQUENCE 5-like, whose translation MDYMAEELDGHSEGVGQYRLNSYSDSCDKIYIPQLRDDHKPKSGQGFESLDDAHEFYNNYAKEAGFSVRINSSRKNKETNEILRKEYVCSKEGVPAKGVGEKKRRRGITREGCKAKLAVVKSKSGTYVVSLFVEGHNHPLTSPKRVHLLRSHRTMSNSHKCITQLFSTTNIPTHQQFSLLEMQVGGIENVGCLKKDIYNNERNLHNGLKEHDADMLYEHFQLEHEKNPSFTFKIEVLQCMWESESTEEFDSKWMKIVEKSESQDNDWLRSLYEIRSSSVPAYVNHVFSARMTSSQRAESCHAFFKRYVSKNNSLTDFITWLSRALVRQRHQESSAYHIDKNEKPVLKFPLEMEKQMAGTYTGKIFYEFQDELLCTLLYMIELISETANYCVYKVKRRNNDHGSRVREIVHEKELDFASCSCKKFESQGITCRHILAFLNTMRFTYFPDQYILKRWTKTENLDRVFYDDGLESDSSDTGCTEATKATCWSSS comes from the exons ATGGATTACATGGCCGAAGAATTAGATGGCCATTCTGAAGGGGTTGGGCAATATAGATTAAATTCATATTCAGATTCGTGTGACAAAATTTACATACCGCAACTACGAGATGACCACAAGCCAAAATCAGGCCAAGGATTTGAGTCATTAGATGATGCTCATGAGTTCTACAATAATTATGCCAAGGAAGCTGGTTTCAGTGTCAGAATCAATTCTAGTAGGAAGAATAAAGAAACTAATGAAATCCTACGAAAGGAGTATGTGTGTTCTAAAGAAGGAGTGCCCGCTAAAGGAGTTGGTGAGAAAAAAAGGCGTAGAGGTATTACTCGAGAGGGTTGTAAGGCAAAGCTAGCTGTGGTGAAGTCGAAATCAGGAACCTATGTGGTTAGCCTATTTGTGGAGGGTCACAACCACCCATTAACAAGTCCTAAAAGAGTACACTTGTTAAGGTCTCATCGTACAATGTCAAATTCTCATAAGTGTATAACCCAACTATTTTCAACAACAAATATACCTACACATCAACAATTTAGCCTTCTTGAAATGCAAGTTGGGGGGATAGAAAATGTTGGATGTCTAAAGAAGGATATTTACAATAATGAAAGGAATTTGCATAATGGGTTGAAGGAACATGATGCAGATATGTTGTATGAGCATTTCCAACTAGAGCACGAAAAGAATCCGTCCTTCACTTTTAAGATTGAG GTATTGCAGTGCATGTGGGAATCAGAAAGCACTGAAGAGTTTGACTCAAAGTGGATGAAGATTGTGGAAAAAAGTGAGTCACAAGATAATGACTGGTTACGATCATTGTATGAAATTCGTTCAAGTTCGGTTCCTGCATATGTGAATCATGTTTTTTCAGCTAGAATGACAAGTAGCCAACGAGCAGAAAGTTGCCATGCATTCTTCAAGAGATATGTTTCCAAAAATAATTCTTTAACCGACTTTATAACATGGTTAAGCAGGGCACTTGTACGACAACGTCATCAAGAGTCAAGTGCTTATCATATTGATAAGAATGAGAAACCTGTGTTGAAATTTCCACTAGAGATGGAAAAGCAAATGGCTGGGACTTACACAGGTAAAATTTTCTATGAATTTCAAGATGAATTATTGTGCACTTTGTTATATATGATTGAGTTGATAAGTGAGACTGCCAACTATTGTGTGTACAAAGTTAAGAGGAGAAACAATGACCATGGTTCTAGAGTGCGAGAAATTGTTCATGAAAAGGAATTGGATTTTGCTTCGTGTAGTTGCAAAAAATTTGAGAGTCAAGGAATCACATGTAGACACATCTTGGCATTTTTGAATACTATGCGGTTCACTTATTTTCCAGACCAATATATCTTGAAGAGATGGactaaaactgaaaatttagaCAGAGTTTTTTATGATGATGGTCTAGAATCAGATTCATCAGACACTGGCTGCACAGAGGCAACAAAAGCAACATGTTGGTCATCATCATAA